In Maridesulfovibrio frigidus DSM 17176, a genomic segment contains:
- a CDS encoding amino acid kinase family protein, with protein MGKLIKEEGEKGRLHIETRLLGESLVGKDCLRSTEATEYFHMQPEVNVLKIGGQSIMDRGAKALLPILDELIIAKENHKILLMTGGGTRARHVYNIGIDLGMPTGVLSKLGDKVSWQNAEMLSVLLAKHGGVKIGHGEHLEQLNMYCQLGCLPITTGIPPYGFFEHPAELGSIPPHRTDSGACLLAENIGAKSLLYLKDEKGLYEDDPKKAKDRETLKFYDRIHVDELIAMDLDDLIIERPVLTFLKNAKTLKEFQIIDVLRHPEEVHAALNGEHVGTIVYK; from the coding sequence ATGGGGAAGTTGATTAAAGAAGAGGGAGAGAAAGGTCGGTTGCACATAGAGACTCGCTTACTGGGTGAATCTCTGGTTGGAAAAGACTGCTTACGTAGCACAGAGGCTACTGAATATTTCCACATGCAGCCCGAAGTAAATGTTTTGAAGATCGGTGGTCAGTCCATCATGGACCGTGGAGCAAAAGCTTTACTACCTATCCTTGATGAGTTGATCATAGCCAAAGAGAATCATAAAATTTTGCTTATGACTGGTGGTGGAACTCGCGCCCGCCACGTATATAATATCGGAATTGATTTGGGCATGCCTACAGGCGTGTTGTCTAAACTTGGTGATAAAGTCTCTTGGCAGAATGCCGAAATGTTGTCGGTTCTTCTTGCGAAACATGGCGGAGTTAAAATCGGTCATGGCGAGCACCTTGAGCAGCTCAACATGTATTGCCAGCTCGGTTGTCTACCTATTACTACAGGTATTCCTCCTTATGGTTTCTTTGAGCATCCCGCAGAGTTGGGGTCTATTCCTCCGCATCGCACTGATTCCGGTGCGTGTCTGCTCGCAGAGAATATTGGCGCTAAGTCTCTATTGTATCTGAAGGATGAAAAGGGATTGTATGAAGATGATCCTAAAAAGGCTAAGGATCGTGAGACACTGAAATTCTATGATAGAATTCATGTAGACGAGTTAATAGCAATGGATCTTGACGATCTGATCATTGAACGCCCTGTTTTGACTTTCCTTAAGAACGCCAAAACTCTTAAAGAGTTCCAAATCATTGACGTTCTGCGTCACCCTGAGGAAGTCCATGCCGCTCTTAATGGCGAACATGTTGGAACTATCGTTTATAAATAA